From Aedes albopictus strain Foshan chromosome 1, AalbF5, whole genome shotgun sequence, one genomic window encodes:
- the LOC109414089 gene encoding uncharacterized protein LOC109414089 isoform X1, translating into MESFNPKLLWKQKRDKEYNIILFGETGSGKSTLINYLTNYFHNGTLRNLKIAIPTKHYDSTEGLEHYEYNVQDSSKSQTKTCTVYNFRKQDTTFNFIDTPGLSDTKGADQDDFNIQHIMRAAEQSGVLTAIILVINGTQARSTVNLRNTLNLLRSSIPDVLLQNLVVVLTNCSSTTVNFDLAHLKPWTIAEANVFHMNNCALSRPVSQWINDKRAKKRMEFDWQCSMETIEELNELLTKLGGKATEAFKQMRFNKNTIKLQLRSILSEVKKIQNLQNELDNMQNTQQNISADIKKYSDYKRTKQVEYTELERSEYVSKFCTQCLTTCYENTALSPSVTRSYTMKSVPFCRDILNFIEFIFQDICHCKHLPFSHCESKVRSVRKTKTVEEILQDVKNAYDDNVRRNKEIQSKIGSLDTDIAALRHVLDKKEVEILKCCHELKKLCSQFNFVDELQGVIDVLGRNARTLTSTVARADAENRIRNIKHVIDTLSNAEKSD; encoded by the coding sequence ATGGAATCTTTTAACCCAAAATTGTTGTGGAAACAAAAACGTGACAAGGAATACAACATTATTCTGTTTGGCGAAACCGGCTCAGGCAAATCAACTCTGATAAACTATCTGACGAATTATTTCCATAACGGTACACTAAGGAACTTGAAAATTGCCATTCCCACGAAGCATTATGATTCAACAGAGGGTCTAGAGCACTATGAATACAACGTTCAGGATTCTTCAAAGAGCCAAACTAAGACATGTACTGTATACAATTTCAGAAAACAGGACACGACATTCAACTTTATAGACACCCCAGGGCTCAGTGATACCAAAGGGGCGGATCAGGATGACTTCAATATTCAGCATATTATGCGAGCAGCGGAGCAGAGTGGAGTGTTGACAGCAATCATTCTCGTTATAAATGGAACGCAGGCTCGAAGTACAGTAAACTTACGCAACACATTGAATCTGTTGAGAAGCTCGATTCCAGACGTTCTTCTGCAGAATCTCGTTGTTGTTCTAACAAATTGTTCTTCTACTACAGTCAACTTCGATCTGGCGCATTTGAAGCCTTGGACTATTGCTGAGGCAAACGTTTTCCACATGAACAACTGTGCCCTCAGTAGACCAGTATCACAATGGATAAACGACAAGCGTGCGAAGAAAAGAATGGAATTTGATTGGCAATGCTCAATGGAAACTATCGAAGAACTGAACGAGCTCTTAACGAAGCTTGGTGGCAAAGCGACCGAGGCTTTCAAACAAATGCGTTTTAACAAAAACACAATAAAATTACAGCTACGTAGCATTTTATCGGAGGTAAAGAaaatccaaaatcttcaaaacgaaCTAGATAATATGCAGAACACACAGCAAAATATATCTGCCGACATCAAAAAATATTCCGACTACAAGCGAACAAAGCAAGTGGAATATACGGAATTAGAACGAAGTGAATATGTCAGTAAATTCTGCACTCAATGCTTGACGACATGCTATGAAAACACTGCACTCTCGCCTTCAGTTACACGTTCATATACAATGAAATCAGTACCATTTTGTAGGGACATATTAAACTTTATAGAATTTATTTTTCAAGACATTTGTCACTGCAAGCATTTACCGTTCAGTCACTGCGAAAGCAAAGTTAGGTCAGTAAGGAAAACAAAAACCGTCGAAGAAATTCTGCAAGATGTGAAAAACGCCTATGATGATAACGTGAGAAGAAACAAGGAAATACAGTCTAAAATTGGCAGCCTGGACACCGACATCGCTGCACTGAGACATGTTCTCGATAAAAAAGAAGTCGAAATACTGAAGTGTTGCCATGAGCTCAAGAAGCTCTGCTCGCAGTTTAACTTTGTGGACGAGCTCCAGGGCGTCATTGATGTCCTGGGGAGAAACGCCCGTACGCTTACTTCTACCGTGGCAAGGGCCGATGCTGAAAACAGAATTAGAAACATCAAACACGTGATCGATACGCTGTCAAACGCTGAGAAGAGTGATTAG
- the LOC109414089 gene encoding uncharacterized protein LOC109414089 isoform X2: MNNCALSRPVSQWINDKRAKKRMEFDWQCSMETIEELNELLTKLGGKATEAFKQMRFNKNTIKLQLRSILSEVKKIQNLQNELDNMQNTQQNISADIKKYSDYKRTKQVEYTELERSEYVSKFCTQCLTTCYENTALSPSVTRSYTMKSVPFCRDILNFIEFIFQDICHCKHLPFSHCESKVRSVRKTKTVEEILQDVKNAYDDNVRRNKEIQSKIGSLDTDIAALRHVLDKKEVEILKCCHELKKLCSQFNFVDELQGVIDVLGRNARTLTSTVARADAENRIRNIKHVIDTLSNAEKSD, translated from the coding sequence ATGAACAACTGTGCCCTCAGTAGACCAGTATCACAATGGATAAACGACAAGCGTGCGAAGAAAAGAATGGAATTTGATTGGCAATGCTCAATGGAAACTATCGAAGAACTGAACGAGCTCTTAACGAAGCTTGGTGGCAAAGCGACCGAGGCTTTCAAACAAATGCGTTTTAACAAAAACACAATAAAATTACAGCTACGTAGCATTTTATCGGAGGTAAAGAaaatccaaaatcttcaaaacgaaCTAGATAATATGCAGAACACACAGCAAAATATATCTGCCGACATCAAAAAATATTCCGACTACAAGCGAACAAAGCAAGTGGAATATACGGAATTAGAACGAAGTGAATATGTCAGTAAATTCTGCACTCAATGCTTGACGACATGCTATGAAAACACTGCACTCTCGCCTTCAGTTACACGTTCATATACAATGAAATCAGTACCATTTTGTAGGGACATATTAAACTTTATAGAATTTATTTTTCAAGACATTTGTCACTGCAAGCATTTACCGTTCAGTCACTGCGAAAGCAAAGTTAGGTCAGTAAGGAAAACAAAAACCGTCGAAGAAATTCTGCAAGATGTGAAAAACGCCTATGATGATAACGTGAGAAGAAACAAGGAAATACAGTCTAAAATTGGCAGCCTGGACACCGACATCGCTGCACTGAGACATGTTCTCGATAAAAAAGAAGTCGAAATACTGAAGTGTTGCCATGAGCTCAAGAAGCTCTGCTCGCAGTTTAACTTTGTGGACGAGCTCCAGGGCGTCATTGATGTCCTGGGGAGAAACGCCCGTACGCTTACTTCTACCGTGGCAAGGGCCGATGCTGAAAACAGAATTAGAAACATCAAACACGTGATCGATACGCTGTCAAACGCTGAGAAGAGTGATTAG